GCTCATTCCTCGACTATGGCGAACGCCTCGTCATCGTGAAGGCCGACGGAACGGTAATGGTCCACGGCAACGAGAAGCGCGAGCCTCTGAACTGGCAGCCTCCAGGCACTAAAGTGAAGTATACGATGAGCGAAGGCCTGGCCATTGAAGCGAAACGCACGAGCCCGCCCGAGACCATGCGCATCTACTTCAAGAGTATAGACGCGCTCAGCATCTTTCATCTAAATGACGGTGCCGAGCTCAATATCATCGGCGAGGAATCGGATATCGTCGACAAGCTCGAAGCCGACCCGTCGCTGATCGAGGAGGGCCTGCGGATCATCCGCCGGGAGCAGGCCACAAACTCCGGCTATATCGACCTGCTCTGCGAGGATAAGAATGGGGTTACGGTCGTCGTCGAGGTCAAGCGTTCGGCCATCACGCATAACGCCGTCTATCAGTTAGAGGCCTATTTAGTCGATTTCAAGAAGAAGAACCATCAGTCGAAAGTCCGCGGCATACTCTGTGCCCCGCGGGTATCGGAAATGGCGAAAACGCTCATCGGCGAGAAAGGGCTCGAATACCGCCAGATCGACTACGACTTCGAGCTCAAGGACCGCAAGCAGTCTTCACTCGAAAGCTTTTAATTTATCGGGTTTTTTAATGATTTTTCGGACAGAGGCTTAATATTTATAGCTTATAGGCTTTTATATGGCAGGCCATGGCCGGTT
Above is a window of Methanocella sp. DNA encoding:
- the nucS gene encoding endonuclease NucS gives rise to the protein MKYMVSPTPEEALEALNESVSNIKKSMVTIVGDCRVDYNGRARSFLDYGERLVIVKADGTVMVHGNEKREPLNWQPPGTKVKYTMSEGLAIEAKRTSPPETMRIYFKSIDALSIFHLNDGAELNIIGEESDIVDKLEADPSLIEEGLRIIRREQATNSGYIDLLCEDKNGVTVVVEVKRSAITHNAVYQLEAYLVDFKKKNHQSKVRGILCAPRVSEMAKTLIGEKGLEYRQIDYDFELKDRKQSSLESF